The Bacillota bacterium genome window below encodes:
- a CDS encoding nucleotidyltransferase domain-containing protein: protein MCDETLQRAKRIITEEVEKAGCRVVKVILFGSRARGDARADSDWDFLVVVDKGMGFHAREDLASDILLRLVKENIYADVFVLPAAVVEQRRRDTGYLVYYILKEGVEV, encoded by the coding sequence ATGTGTGATGAAACGTTGCAACGCGCCAAGCGCATCATCACGGAAGAGGTAGAGAAGGCGGGTTGCCGGGTGGTGAAGGTGATTCTGTTCGGCAGCCGCGCACGGGGCGATGCCCGCGCCGACAGCGACTGGGATTTTCTCGTGGTGGTGGATAAGGGAATGGGCTTTCACGCGAGAGAGGACCTTGCTTCCGATATTTTACTCAGGCTGGTGAAAGAGAATATATACGCAGATGTGTTTGTTTTGCCTGCAGCGGTCGTAGAACAAAGGAGGCGTGATACTGGATATCTGGTTTACTACATTCTCAAAGAGGGGGTGGAGGTGTGA
- a CDS encoding HEPN domain-containing protein yields the protein MEYPAPMTDMVCFHMQQAAEKYLKAFLILHGREYPRTHRIENILQICEQVEPIFRELREHGIEELSRYATTIRYGKDEYMPSVEETKRAIQLAQTVKRFVRQRLLQKGFDAEGTIESTETE from the coding sequence ATGGAATACCCTGCTCCAATGACCGACATGGTGTGTTTTCACATGCAGCAGGCTGCGGAGAAGTACTTGAAGGCTTTCCTAATACTGCACGGACGCGAGTATCCGCGGACGCACCGAATAGAGAACATCCTTCAGATCTGCGAGCAGGTGGAGCCGATTTTCCGCGAATTGCGGGAGCACGGCATAGAGGAACTGTCACGGTACGCAACAACTATACGTTACGGAAAGGATGAGTATATGCCATCCGTAGAGGAAACGAAGCGGGCGATTCAGTTGGCGCAAACAGTTAAGCGTTTTGTTCGGCAGCGGCTACTGCAAAAGGGTTTCGATGCCGAAGGAACAATTGAAAGCACGGAAACGGAGTAA